The genomic window AAAAAAGTTTTATCCTTGGGAATCTGTTCGATTTCAGTTTTTATATATAACCAAATATTTTGTGGGAAAGTTATATCCAGAAATGTTGAATTGTTTTTTAACTGGAATTCAGCTAGAGATTCTTGATTAATACCGTTTTGTTTAAGTTGAATTTCTAAGGCTCTGGTCATCATCACCATTTGACTCCAAATCCGGATGTCTTCTTGATAATCTTTTAACCATCCAAACTTCATAATTAATTTTTGATTGAAAATGTCCGGGTCAGAAGTTTCTGCTAATTTTAATAAAGTCTCAATTGGACATTTCAACAGTTTCTCTGCCCAATTAATCAACTTCTCTACATTGAAATAACGACATTGAGAGCGTTGCGATGGTGGAGATATAAAGGCTAATTCGGTTTGTTGAAGTTGATGCCGACACTGATTACATTTTTGAATAAAAGATTGATATTTTTCGGAATTAGCTAGCTCATGTTTGAGTAATAAAGCCATTGCATGAGTTACATCATACGTATAAACTACATCTGGATATTTTTGTATGTAAAGCTTAATTCCTTTTTCAATGTCACTACCATGATCTGCTATTATTTGTACTGGGCAGCCCACTTTAGTAGTTAGTTCACAAAGCTTTTGTTCAATCAATTCTCCTCTGGTCGAATCCATGATTTCCAGTGCTAATACTTGAACATCATGGTGTTTTAATCCTCTTTTTGATGGGAAAACTTCCGATTCTAAGTATTGTTGAGATACTCCCAAAACCACCAAACACTTTTGCTTTCCTAATTCTACTGTTAGGTCTATAATAAAAACCCAATCACTTCGGTATTCTTTGGCTCGTTGTAGTTCATATAAACCAATTCTTCCTAACCAACTTCTCACACTACTGAAGCAGGGAGTTTTTACTTCCTCCGCCGATGCTTCCCACTTCAAGTTATTCTCAACTCCTCGTAAGCTACTTCCAGAATCAATGCTTTGTTGTATGGCTTTTTGTACTGTTTGAACGCTATATTGATGCCCGAACGCTGCCACCATCTCTATTTTTTCGGAATTTTCTTCCCCTTTTTTTGTCCATCAACCAAATTGGTATGAAGGATACGTAGTTCTTTTTCTGCTTTCATCGCCCGTGTTTTCCAATTCTCTCTTGAGAGCAATAAATCCCTAACTTTTACTTCTAATGCTCTGAGCTTTTTTTGTCTCTCAAGGGCTATCTCTTTCCAATTCTCTCTACTTTGTTTAAACAGACGAATTAATCGGCTGGAGGAACTTTTTAATTTATTCATTAACCACCCAACCTCAATTTGATATTTTTAGGTGTCTATCCTGTATGAAGAAATATCATCATAAGATACCCAAAGTCAACACCCTAGCTCCGCTCCACTCAGAATGACATTTAAGGGCTACAAAGCAAGTGGTGACTGGGATTTTAAGACTTGTGTGTACACCGTAGCCTTGTAGGGGAGAGGTACTCTAGCGAGAAGCCGCTCCGCGTCTTTGGAGAGGGGTTTTCCAGATCCCGTGAAAAGTCAGCACACTGACGCACCCTAAATTTTGGATATTTTTGCTCTTAAAGTTGTTAAAATTACTGCTAGGGCTGTTATACCTCATCAACAACGACTAACTCCACTCCACACCTTGTAGCCGCCTCTGCTAATCGAGCATCAAGTGTTGCTAAGGGTAATCCTAATCGCAATGCCAATTCTAAATAAGCTGCGTCATAAGCTGCTAAACCTTCTTGTCGCCCTAGGTCTAAGATTGCACCAAATACATTTGTATTTGCAGACGAATCAACTTTTATTAATAATGACTGTAACAATGTAATTGCTTCCTCAGATTGTTCCTGAGTCATGCGCTTACGCCGTTCAGCTACCAGTAGGACATTAGCAATTTCTAGTAACCAAATCCCTGGTACGAATACTTCAGCATCCGGCATTATTGCTAGTATCGCATTAGCGTAATCGTTATTTTCATCTACCAAACACCAGCTAATTCCTACAGAACAATCTAAAACAAACTGCATTAAAATCTTCGCCCCTCTTCTATC from Nostoc sp. UHCC 0870 includes these protein-coding regions:
- a CDS encoding type II toxin-antitoxin system VapC family toxin — translated: MQFVLDCSVGISWCLVDENNDYANAILAIMPDAEVFVPGIWLLEIANVLLVAERRKRMTQEQSEEAITLLQSLLIKVDSSANTNVFGAILDLGRQEGLAAYDAAYLELALRLGLPLATLDARLAEAATRCGVELVVVDEV